A section of the Arcobacter roscoffensis genome encodes:
- a CDS encoding methyl-accepting chemotaxis protein: protein MNKLKLQNKILLILVLPIISIIVLSLIILQKEYSTKMSILTTQEYLDFNIKVSTLLDDFQKERYYSLVYISSYGNSFKSELEVQKQKSKSSLEDFNKFLQKFNSTKFSFKIDENLLKLKKDLGTLNELRNKVKENQIDATKTQDYYNSLIRKLLVFLDELVSFSNNAKLTKYSEGLVSLANAKDKAYKESLVLREIFEIASVSSENGFKFGALVASQNTYLDNFKKVAFDEDIKKLEEFLETSENIQVEKFRELVSIKNEKDALLTQIRELAGYGGLIHNFKNYVLRGDRTYYKKFEQQHVSIIRKLKAYKRVKGLTKVEKKLIKKIQRVFDSYLLMASEIQALRNQEQTITQIDEYIYVDDTRALNSLEKLTKNIYGADIKKWDEVSFKRIEKLRDLELDIVNKLKNTITLIVADINKGFYLIIALIILVLVLVFTSVFLMTKKIVSSLREFKQGLEYFFLYVIRQKDYLKPMEVKGSDEFALMTRDMNEQIIKIKDIIEQDRKVVSELSDIATKTSNGFLQYQIKQHGATDEVESLRVSINEMISNTSNKVANINKVLDGYAKGSYDTRLDENEKDGLYGDFGTLFAGSVLLGQSISQLIAMITNAGKELESNTITLSQSSQNLSTSANEQAASLEETAASIEQITSNMQSSSKDVVSMLNISDELNNTAKTGNELANKTANSMDEINDKVTAINEAISVIDKIAFQTNILSLNAAVEAATAGEAGKGFAVVAQEVRNLASRSAEAANEIKALVEDATQKSNEGKSIANNMIKGYDELSSKIVDTKNIIDNVSGAIKEQETGMIQVNNAVANLDRMTQENAATSANIGQLSNEVAQLSSRLLGITKKTKINEKYYDMVDDIDLIQLISKYKNNNINLKKEYYKQLNTYSNIDIVRNEQTELGKWIIESESKNMPYTTSTQWRELKTKKENFHILMQEFMDLNANKASNEDLKQKAKEVEDITGELFGCLNNIAVVNTKVLRK, encoded by the coding sequence ATGAACAAGCTAAAACTTCAAAACAAAATTTTACTTATATTAGTTCTACCTATAATTAGTATTATTGTTTTATCTTTGATAATACTTCAAAAAGAGTATAGTACAAAAATGTCAATTCTTACAACACAAGAGTATTTGGATTTTAATATTAAAGTAAGCACTTTACTAGATGACTTTCAAAAAGAGAGATATTATTCTTTAGTATATATATCTTCATATGGAAATAGTTTTAAAAGTGAGTTAGAAGTACAAAAACAAAAAAGTAAAAGTAGTTTAGAGGATTTCAATAAGTTTTTACAGAAATTTAACTCTACAAAATTTAGTTTCAAAATAGATGAGAATTTGTTAAAATTAAAAAAAGATTTAGGCACTTTAAATGAATTAAGAAATAAGGTAAAAGAAAATCAAATAGATGCTACAAAAACTCAAGACTATTACAACTCTTTAATTAGAAAACTTTTAGTATTTTTAGATGAGTTGGTTAGTTTTTCAAATAATGCAAAACTAACAAAATATTCTGAAGGTCTTGTTTCTTTAGCAAATGCAAAAGATAAAGCATATAAAGAGTCTTTAGTTTTACGAGAAATATTTGAAATAGCTTCTGTTTCTAGTGAAAATGGTTTTAAATTTGGTGCTCTTGTGGCTTCTCAAAATACCTATTTGGATAATTTTAAAAAAGTAGCTTTTGATGAAGATATAAAAAAGCTAGAAGAATTTTTAGAGACAAGTGAAAATATACAAGTTGAAAAATTTAGAGAACTTGTAAGTATTAAAAACGAAAAAGATGCTTTACTTACTCAAATAAGAGAGTTAGCTGGATATGGTGGTCTTATTCATAACTTTAAAAACTATGTTTTAAGAGGAGATAGAACTTATTATAAAAAGTTTGAGCAACAGCATGTATCTATTATTAGAAAACTAAAAGCATATAAAAGAGTAAAAGGCCTTACAAAAGTTGAAAAAAAACTTATCAAAAAAATTCAAAGGGTTTTTGATTCTTATTTATTAATGGCTTCTGAAATTCAAGCTTTGAGAAATCAAGAACAAACAATTACACAAATTGACGAATATATATATGTAGATGATACAAGAGCGTTAAATTCATTAGAAAAACTAACAAAAAATATTTATGGTGCTGATATAAAAAAGTGGGATGAAGTATCTTTTAAAAGAATAGAAAAATTAAGAGATTTAGAGTTAGATATAGTAAATAAATTGAAAAATACTATTACATTAATTGTTGCAGATATTAATAAAGGCTTCTATTTGATAATAGCTCTTATAATACTTGTGTTAGTTCTTGTATTTACATCGGTATTCTTAATGACAAAAAAAATTGTAAGTTCTCTTAGAGAGTTTAAACAAGGATTGGAATACTTTTTTTTATATGTCATTAGACAAAAAGACTATTTAAAACCTATGGAAGTAAAAGGCTCAGATGAGTTTGCTTTAATGACTCGTGATATGAATGAACAAATTATTAAAATCAAAGATATTATTGAGCAAGATAGAAAAGTTGTAAGTGAACTATCTGATATAGCTACTAAAACTTCAAATGGTTTCTTACAGTATCAAATAAAACAGCATGGTGCAACTGATGAGGTGGAGTCTTTAAGAGTAAGTATTAATGAGATGATTTCAAATACAAGCAATAAAGTTGCTAATATAAATAAAGTTTTAGATGGGTATGCAAAAGGTTCTTATGATACACGACTAGATGAAAATGAAAAAGATGGTTTATATGGTGATTTTGGTACATTATTTGCAGGTTCAGTTTTACTAGGACAATCTATTTCTCAATTAATTGCAATGATTACAAATGCTGGAAAAGAGTTAGAGTCAAATACTATTACATTAAGTCAGTCTTCTCAAAATTTATCTACTAGTGCTAATGAACAAGCTGCTTCCTTAGAAGAAACAGCAGCATCAATTGAACAAATCACAAGTAATATGCAATCAAGCAGTAAAGATGTGGTAAGTATGCTTAATATTTCAGATGAGTTAAATAACACAGCAAAAACAGGAAATGAATTAGCAAATAAAACTGCTAATTCTATGGATGAAATAAATGATAAAGTAACAGCAATAAATGAAGCAATAAGTGTTATTGATAAAATTGCATTCCAAACAAATATTCTTTCACTTAATGCTGCAGTAGAAGCTGCAACAGCTGGTGAAGCAGGAAAAGGCTTTGCAGTAGTTGCACAAGAAGTAAGAAATCTTGCAAGTAGAAGTGCTGAGGCTGCAAATGAGATTAAAGCCCTAGTAGAAGATGCTACACAAAAGTCAAATGAAGGTAAAAGTATTGCCAATAATATGATAAAAGGTTATGATGAATTGTCTTCAAAAATTGTGGATACTAAGAATATAATCGATAATGTAAGTGGAGCTATAAAAGAGCAAGAAACTGGTATGATTCAAGTAAATAATGCAGTTGCCAATCTTGATAGAATGACACAAGAAAATGCTGCAACTTCTGCTAATATAGGTCAATTATCAAATGAAGTAGCACAGCTTTCATCAAGACTACTTGGAATTACTAAGAAAACAAAAATTAATGAAAAATATTATGATATGGTTGATGATATTGATTTAATTCAATTAATATCAAAATACAAAAACAATAATATTAATCTAAAAAAAGAGTATTATAAGCAGTTAAATACTTATAGTAATATCGATATAGTAAGAAATGAGCAAACAGAATTAGGTAAATGGATTATAGAAAGTGAATCAAAAAACATGCCCTATACTACTTCAACACAATGGAGAGAACTTAAAACTAAAAAAGAGAACTTCCATATTTTAATGCAAGAGTTTATGGATTTAAATGCAAATAAAGCCAGCAATGAAGATCTTAAACAAAAAGCAAAAGAGGTTGAAGATATAACAGGTGAGTTATTTGGATGCTTAAATAATATAGCTGTTGTAAATACTAAAGTTTTAAGAAAATAA
- a CDS encoding HlyD family secretion protein, with protein sequence MKAVLISMFLIGAVFASEYYAKLQPVQSYKIKSSVSGKVIYANEDIEGKKANNSLIVQIDSNINKIDLEQSRNKLSYINEMINIEQKNYERLSRVSSKPAFEKDSQKLKVVNLKSSKADIIIKIEGLKDTISKKRLIEKSNYISNIAVKKGDYVNPGTLLYEAQDLSKGKLEFFVPISSIDTIKNKKIFLDGKEANIKINKIYSVADSSHISSYKVELIVDKVKTFSRLVKIEFR encoded by the coding sequence ATGAAAGCAGTGTTGATAAGTATGTTTTTGATTGGAGCAGTTTTTGCAAGTGAATATTATGCAAAACTACAACCAGTTCAAAGTTATAAAATAAAATCTTCAGTTTCTGGAAAAGTTATATATGCAAATGAAGATATTGAAGGGAAAAAAGCAAATAATTCATTGATTGTACAAATTGATTCAAATATAAATAAAATAGATTTAGAACAATCAAGAAATAAACTTTCATATATAAATGAAATGATAAATATAGAACAAAAAAATTATGAAAGATTAAGTAGAGTATCTTCAAAACCAGCTTTTGAAAAAGACTCACAAAAGTTAAAAGTAGTAAATCTTAAATCCTCAAAAGCTGATATTATTATAAAAATAGAGGGTTTAAAAGATACTATTTCAAAAAAAAGGTTGATTGAAAAATCAAATTATATATCTAATATCGCAGTAAAAAAAGGGGATTATGTTAATCCTGGAACACTTTTATATGAAGCTCAAGATTTATCAAAGGGTAAATTAGAGTTTTTTGTACCAATTTCAAGTATTGATACTATAAAAAATAAAAAGATATTTTTAGATGGGAAAGAAGCAAATATAAAAATAAATAAAATATATTCAGTGGCTGATTCCTCTCATATTTCATCATATAAAGTTGAGCTTATTGTAGATAAGGTAAAAACATTTTCAAGGTTAGTAAAAATTGAGTTTAGATAA
- a CDS encoding flavin reductase family protein, protein MILDYKDVNDLNRYKIMSGTVVPRPIAWIVTEDENGVLNCAPFSYFIPISSNPALVLVAIGQKDDGTPKDSLANINKSKKATICFAKKEHAELVQKCATPLDKGQSEIEEFEIDVETVKEGFPPMISSCESALFCEYYDTYEVPSKTTPVILEVKYQFIEDDKINERNHVNVNNIGRCGVKFKALVDL, encoded by the coding sequence ATGATTTTAGATTATAAAGATGTAAACGACTTAAATAGATACAAAATAATGTCTGGAACTGTTGTTCCAAGACCAATTGCTTGGATTGTTACAGAAGATGAAAACGGTGTTTTAAACTGTGCACCATTCTCATATTTTATTCCTATATCATCTAATCCTGCTTTAGTTTTAGTGGCTATTGGACAAAAAGATGATGGAACTCCTAAAGACTCATTAGCAAATATAAATAAAAGTAAAAAAGCAACTATTTGTTTTGCGAAAAAAGAACATGCTGAACTTGTTCAAAAGTGTGCAACACCACTTGATAAAGGTCAAAGTGAAATAGAAGAGTTTGAAATAGATGTGGAAACTGTAAAAGAAGGTTTTCCTCCTATGATTTCATCTTGTGAAAGTGCATTATTTTGTGAATATTACGATACATATGAAGTACCAAGTAAAACGACACCTGTTATTTTAGAAGTAAAGTATCAGTTTATTGAAGATGATAAAATCAATGAAAGAAATCATGTTAATGTTAATAATATAGGAAGATGTGGAGTTAAGTTTAAAGCTTTAGTTGACCTATAA
- a CDS encoding sensor histidine kinase translates to MFKEKHFTGLIYIIPMVFIILTASIITFIHIEKANSKFETDYNKLKEDFLDKEEQRIFTIVESVNSYIKFKKASSLNVIKDNVKSKIDFANRILNRLYNQDKLLQSSIQIELLKSLSQIKSNDNGKYFVYTYKDNTKFLELSYDRDLGDPIYTNKDYLKKFNGLMKKKSEGFILYTSNESNSSTEDNFRVSYIKDFPKLNIVVGYSIDLKEYISIAKNEVKKRLDLMSINDNGYIFTLDNDLRILQHSRKDTYTNRSFLLYEKNKEVIESISEFIKKSKVGLSNEKYKFIWKKIDNNSYKLYILNYVKHWDWLISVAVNIDNINENIEKIIGVDKQKTEQSIKETIKIVLIFLIIALIISYFVSLKLNQLFNRHKLRIENQKNALKNINATLEFKVEEKTKELEELNDKLKNRFKEEVKKNRKKDQLLYSQSKMASMGEMIGNIAHQWRQPLSTISTIASGNSLKMEFDILEKNDLKKDFSKIVDTTKHLSDTIEDFRNFFNENKTIEEFDLTDLLEKNLSLISASMKNSYITIVENYNSVRIKAIKNELLQATLNILNNARDALLDIDEAKRFIVIDIYSDDTYAYISIKDSAGGIPDNIKDDIFKAHFTTKGEKSGTGIGLYMTKQIVEKHSNGILTVENEEFVLEEQVYKGANFKISLPL, encoded by the coding sequence ATGTTTAAAGAAAAACATTTTACTGGTTTAATATATATAATACCAATGGTGTTTATTATATTAACAGCATCTATTATTACTTTTATTCATATAGAAAAAGCCAACTCAAAATTTGAAACTGATTATAATAAATTAAAAGAGGATTTTTTAGATAAAGAAGAACAAAGAATCTTTACTATAGTCGAGTCAGTTAACTCATATATAAAATTTAAAAAAGCTAGTTCTTTAAATGTTATAAAAGATAATGTAAAATCAAAAATTGATTTTGCAAATAGAATTTTAAATAGACTATATAATCAAGATAAACTTCTTCAAAGTTCAATTCAAATAGAGCTTTTAAAATCACTCAGTCAAATAAAATCAAATGATAATGGCAAATATTTTGTTTATACATACAAAGATAATACTAAATTTCTTGAACTTAGTTATGATAGAGATTTAGGTGACCCAATCTATACAAATAAAGATTATCTAAAAAAATTCAATGGATTAATGAAAAAAAAGAGTGAAGGTTTTATCCTTTATACAAGTAATGAATCCAATTCAAGTACTGAAGATAACTTTAGGGTTTCATATATAAAAGATTTTCCTAAATTAAACATTGTAGTTGGTTATAGCATTGATTTAAAAGAGTATATCTCAATTGCTAAAAATGAAGTTAAAAAAAGATTAGATTTGATGAGTATTAATGATAATGGATATATCTTTACTCTAGATAATGATTTAAGAATATTGCAACACTCAAGAAAAGATACTTATACAAATAGAAGTTTTTTACTTTATGAAAAAAATAAAGAAGTAATAGAATCAATTAGTGAGTTTATAAAAAAATCAAAAGTCGGTTTATCAAATGAAAAGTACAAATTTATTTGGAAAAAAATAGATAATAATAGTTATAAACTTTATATTCTAAATTATGTTAAACATTGGGATTGGTTAATTAGCGTAGCAGTGAACATAGATAATATTAATGAGAATATTGAAAAAATCATTGGAGTTGATAAGCAAAAGACTGAACAAAGTATAAAAGAGACTATTAAAATAGTATTGATCTTTTTAATAATTGCTTTAATAATCTCTTATTTTGTCTCTTTAAAGTTAAATCAGTTATTTAATAGACATAAACTAAGAATTGAAAATCAAAAAAATGCTTTGAAAAATATAAATGCAACTTTAGAGTTTAAGGTAGAAGAAAAAACAAAAGAACTTGAAGAGTTAAATGATAAATTAAAAAATAGATTTAAAGAAGAAGTTAAAAAAAATAGAAAAAAAGATCAATTACTCTATAGTCAATCCAAAATGGCTTCAATGGGTGAGATGATTGGAAACATTGCCCACCAATGGAGACAGCCTTTAAGTACTATCTCTACAATAGCTAGTGGAAACTCTTTGAAAATGGAGTTTGATATCTTGGAGAAAAACGATCTTAAAAAAGACTTTTCAAAAATTGTAGATACTACAAAACATTTATCAGATACAATAGAAGATTTCAGAAATTTTTTTAATGAGAATAAAACTATAGAAGAGTTTGATTTAACTGATTTACTTGAAAAAAATCTTTCTTTAATTAGTGCTTCTATGAAAAATAGTTATATAACAATTGTTGAAAACTATAATAGTGTAAGAATTAAAGCAATTAAAAATGAGCTATTACAAGCAACTTTAAATATCTTAAATAATGCAAGGGATGCATTACTAGATATTGATGAAGCAAAAAGATTTATTGTTATTGATATTTATAGTGATGATACTTACGCATACATTAGTATAAAAGATAGTGCAGGGGGAATCCCTGATAATATAAAAGATGATATATTTAAAGCTCATTTCACTACTAAAGGTGAAAAAAGTGGCACAGGAATTGGCCTTTATATGACAAAACAGATTGTTGAAAAGCACTCAAATGGTATTTTAACTGTAGAAAATGAAGAGTTTGTATTAGAAGAGCAAGTTTATAAAGGTGCAAATTTTAAAATATCACTACCCTTATAA
- a CDS encoding MFS transporter yields the protein MNYRELFSKHKVIRDLSVVQLIAYFGAWFSNVAIYTMLVQFGSSELAIAVVTAMHFLPAVLIAPFSGAIIDRFKLKNLMVALLSVELLMTLCFLLIDDKSQIWLLLIFIFIRMSCASMFFSTEMSLLAKLVKGPALQKANEVHSIIWSFAYSAGMGVSGIVVNYVGVKTAFIIDAGFFLVALLVLLRIEFDVKQSEIKHKIFALIKDGFFYIKENPKIMHLIFLHASVGLTSFDTLVTLLAKNEYKYVIAVPLAIGISNAVRAFALMIGPFFISKYVNKTNIHYLLIIQGIAIILWGLTQHNFYVSLIFVFMTGLFTTVLWSITYALLQEKCDDEYLGRVISYNDMFFMIACIITTMFIGLMATLTSLAIITVVLGLAFMLFALYFNRIKTWI from the coding sequence TTGAACTATCGTGAGTTATTTTCAAAACATAAGGTAATAAGAGATTTATCAGTAGTTCAGTTAATAGCATATTTTGGAGCTTGGTTTTCAAATGTAGCTATTTATACGATGCTTGTGCAATTTGGATCTTCAGAACTTGCAATTGCAGTTGTTACAGCAATGCATTTTTTACCAGCTGTATTAATAGCTCCTTTTTCAGGGGCTATTATAGATAGATTTAAACTGAAAAACTTAATGGTAGCACTTTTAAGTGTTGAGCTATTAATGACACTTTGTTTTTTACTTATTGATGACAAAAGTCAAATATGGCTTCTTTTAATATTTATATTTATTAGAATGAGTTGTGCTTCAATGTTTTTCTCAACAGAAATGTCTTTACTGGCAAAATTAGTAAAAGGACCTGCCTTACAAAAAGCAAACGAGGTTCACTCAATAATTTGGTCTTTTGCTTACTCAGCAGGTATGGGAGTTAGTGGAATTGTAGTTAATTATGTGGGTGTAAAAACAGCTTTTATTATAGATGCAGGATTTTTTTTAGTAGCTCTTTTAGTACTTTTAAGAATAGAATTTGATGTAAAACAAAGTGAAATTAAGCATAAAATATTTGCTTTAATAAAAGATGGTTTTTTCTATATTAAAGAAAATCCGAAAATTATGCACTTGATTTTCTTACATGCAAGTGTTGGTCTTACATCTTTTGACACATTGGTAACACTACTTGCTAAAAATGAATATAAGTATGTAATTGCAGTTCCTTTAGCTATAGGAATTTCAAATGCAGTTAGAGCATTTGCTTTAATGATCGGACCATTTTTTATATCAAAGTATGTAAATAAAACAAATATACACTATTTGTTAATAATTCAAGGTATAGCTATTATTCTGTGGGGATTAACTCAGCATAACTTTTATGTGTCATTGATATTTGTATTTATGACGGGACTGTTTACGACAGTTTTATGGTCTATAACTTATGCTCTTTTACAAGAAAAATGTGATGATGAGTACCTAGGTAGAGTAATTTCATATAATGACATGTTTTTTATGATTGCATGCATAATAACTACTATGTTTATTGGATTAATGGCAACTTTAACTTCTCTTGCTATAATAACCGTTGTTCTAGGGCTTGCGTTTATGCTATTTGCTCTATATTTTAATAGGATTAAAACATGGATATAA
- a CDS encoding molybdopterin-dependent oxidoreductase — protein MSLDKKIACPLDCFDTCQAKSTDGVIKGSKENSVTNGKLCVNFASLLKQDNLQTSKYEGADISLEESLNILEEKLKTTDANSTLFYKGSGNLGVMQSAPKNFFAKHGAVLTKGSLCDGGGGAGIEANRGSVQNPPIQDLIDSDVIIVWGRNFTQTSSHMYNLVKDKTFITIDPIKTDIAKKSELHLQLNPKTDHELALYLTRLTFMNRLDDEEYLEENSEGHDWFFDISKNRPLVSYEATTGVALDDAYKLFDIIEGKKVSMVLGLGVQKYFEGAQIMRAIDGFAMFLGIHKQEAGGVWYLSDSNYGYEKQFAHKGKNKKVSVASLDFGSYDLVFIQGANPVVSAPNTQAVIDGLKKSFVVYFGTTYNETCEYANLIIPSSDFLCKKDIRLSYGHEFIAISEVVNEASKETISEYDLAKYLIEKFSYEPLKNEDEVLDYYENHNVEYEKFDTFEFIEELEVEPLYKNKTDDNFYLITAKSKNSLNSQFNNDNHVYLHPSVGFGDGNEVKISSKYGNSQFKVKTSVDIKENCAFFYAGNKYVNYLTPNKEDEDSFSAMYQEVLIQIELS, from the coding sequence TTGAGTTTAGATAAAAAAATAGCCTGTCCATTAGATTGTTTTGATACATGTCAAGCAAAAAGTACTGATGGCGTAATAAAAGGTTCAAAAGAAAATAGTGTAACAAATGGAAAATTATGTGTAAACTTTGCAAGTTTATTAAAACAAGACAATTTACAAACATCAAAATATGAAGGGGCTGATATTTCTTTAGAAGAGTCTTTAAATATTTTAGAAGAAAAATTAAAAACAACAGATGCTAATTCTACTTTGTTTTATAAGGGAAGTGGAAACTTAGGTGTAATGCAAAGTGCCCCTAAAAACTTTTTTGCTAAGCATGGAGCAGTTTTAACAAAAGGAAGCTTATGTGATGGAGGCGGAGGTGCTGGAATTGAAGCTAATAGAGGCAGTGTTCAAAATCCACCAATTCAAGATTTAATAGATTCTGATGTAATTATTGTATGGGGTAGAAACTTTACTCAAACTTCTTCTCATATGTATAATTTAGTAAAAGATAAAACATTTATTACAATAGATCCTATTAAAACAGATATTGCTAAAAAATCAGAGCTTCATTTACAACTAAATCCTAAAACAGACCATGAGTTAGCTTTATATTTAACAAGACTTACTTTTATGAATAGATTAGATGATGAAGAGTATCTTGAGGAAAATAGTGAAGGGCATGATTGGTTTTTTGATATTTCAAAAAATAGACCTTTGGTATCTTATGAAGCAACAACAGGAGTTGCTTTAGATGATGCTTATAAACTATTTGACATTATCGAAGGTAAAAAAGTATCAATGGTATTAGGTCTTGGAGTACAAAAGTATTTTGAGGGTGCTCAAATAATGAGAGCAATTGATGGTTTTGCAATGTTTTTAGGTATTCATAAACAAGAAGCTGGTGGAGTTTGGTATCTAAGTGATTCAAATTATGGATATGAGAAACAATTTGCACACAAAGGTAAAAATAAAAAAGTATCAGTAGCTTCACTTGATTTTGGATCTTATGATTTAGTATTTATACAAGGTGCAAATCCCGTAGTATCTGCACCAAATACACAAGCAGTTATTGATGGACTTAAAAAGAGTTTTGTAGTTTACTTTGGGACTACATATAATGAAACTTGTGAGTATGCAAATTTGATTATTCCTTCAAGTGACTTCTTATGTAAAAAAGATATTAGACTATCTTATGGACATGAATTTATAGCCATATCTGAAGTTGTAAATGAAGCATCGAAAGAAACTATTAGTGAGTATGATTTGGCTAAGTACTTAATAGAAAAATTTTCATATGAACCTTTAAAAAATGAAGATGAAGTTCTTGATTATTATGAAAATCATAATGTTGAATATGAAAAATTTGACACATTTGAGTTTATAGAAGAACTTGAAGTAGAGCCTTTATATAAAAATAAAACAGATGATAATTTTTATTTAATAACTGCAAAAAGTAAAAACTCATTAAACTCACAGTTTAATAATGACAATCATGTATATCTTCATCCAAGTGTTGGTTTTGGAGATGGAAATGAAGTGAAAATATCTTCTAAATATGGAAACTCACAGTTTAAAGTAAAAACAAGTGTTGATATAAAAGAAAATTGTGCCTTTTTTTATGCAGGAAATAAGTATGTAAACTACCTAACACCTAATAAAGAGGATGAAGACTCTTTTTCTGCTATGTATCAAGAGGTATTAATTCAAATTGAACTATCGTGA
- a CDS encoding DUF5718 family protein produces the protein MLLEDLKDYLGFAVAGNFANHLGEAGEADEFSVIKTEEKDAPKGMFPFYIKGHDSFLGTYPICDEVIYTHGREKDNLQVEAEVALICDFVYEDGKVKDIIPKYFSAFNDCSIRIQDGNKLSTKKNWGENTKGISQDIIEIDNFTEEGILNRYHIASFIKRDGIVHDYGTTSAVKSYSYFFNQLKDWMIDKLNTQEDCGPLEELTQFLDVAAKDAKGILIAAGATAYADFGKKNFLEKGDEIFVYIYDAHFHSFDDMYNDMCGMDTFLSKCSKLHQVVQ, from the coding sequence ATGTTATTAGAAGATTTAAAAGATTATTTAGGATTTGCTGTTGCTGGAAATTTTGCTAACCACTTAGGAGAAGCTGGGGAAGCTGATGAATTTTCAGTTATTAAAACAGAAGAAAAAGATGCTCCAAAAGGAATGTTCCCTTTTTATATTAAAGGTCATGATTCATTTTTAGGAACTTATCCTATTTGTGATGAAGTAATTTATACTCATGGTAGAGAAAAAGACAATTTACAAGTAGAAGCAGAAGTTGCTCTTATTTGCGATTTTGTTTATGAAGATGGAAAAGTAAAAGATATTATTCCTAAATATTTTTCTGCTTTTAATGATTGCTCTATTAGAATTCAAGATGGAAATAAACTAAGTACGAAAAAAAACTGGGGAGAGAATACAAAAGGTATTTCTCAAGATATTATTGAAATTGATAATTTTACAGAAGAAGGCATTCTAAATAGATACCATATTGCATCTTTTATAAAAAGAGATGGTATTGTACATGACTATGGAACTACAAGTGCTGTAAAATCATATAGTTATTTCTTTAATCAACTAAAAGATTGGATGATAGATAAACTAAATACGCAAGAAGATTGTGGTCCACTTGAAGAATTAACACAATTCTTAGATGTAGCAGCTAAAGATGCAAAAGGTATTTTAATAGCTGCTGGCGCTACAGCTTACGCAGACTTTGGAAAGAAAAACTTCTTAGAAAAAGGTGATGAAATATTTGTTTATATTTATGACGCTCACTTCCACTCATTTGATGATATGTACAATGATATGTGTGGAATGGATACTTTCTTAAGTAAGTGTTCTAAGCTTCACCAAGTAGTTCAATAA